One window of the Actinomycetota bacterium genome contains the following:
- a CDS encoding spermidine synthase, with amino-acid sequence MAGPGNRSRLVLLSFLMLFVELGLIRWGGAYNVYLSFFTNFVLLASFLGIGVGFLRAGADRDLFRFAPLALAVLVLFIALFPVQGGRIDGVLQVVGGFGWPALPKWVSLPVMFVLAFVVMATIAEGVARTFARFSPLEAYRLDILGSILGIVAFSVLAFAGLPPVIWGLAVVAVLIAANLRTAFAVGSLAVFLVVLATLSLAARTSWSPYQRISLSETAEDGSIDISVNGRPHQRIMPLSYLRAEQQFRFEPYERSPDNPLRNVLIVGAGSGNDVAIALSQGAQHVDAVEIDPTLADLGRELHPDLPYGDPRVSVHVQDARAFLHDTDTRYDLVLFAIPDSLTALAGQSSLRLENYLFTREAIEEVRDHLTGEGVVSMYHYFLPSVVDRYADTLDGVLGSPPCVDVSPGAGPRPRVALTAGVGASNVVCEEVWKRPATSPVPDTDDFPFPYLAERGIPGFYQLALVAILLASALAIRLSGARFGQMRPYLDLFCMGAAFLLLETMNVVRFALLFGTTWFVNALVFAGILVSVYLAVEITRRWPVRRPRLLYVPLFASIAIAWAIPPGALLGLDLVPRFAAAVALGFAPVMFGNLIFADRFRDVGSSTIAFGTNLLGAIAGGVLEYGALMVGYRALFVPVAVLYALALVLGRSHLGRSSDAGSGRIVREPVGYTSGGVPATEA; translated from the coding sequence ATGGCCGGGCCAGGGAACCGTTCTCGACTCGTCCTGCTGAGCTTCCTGATGCTGTTCGTGGAGCTCGGCCTGATCCGGTGGGGCGGCGCGTACAACGTCTACCTGTCGTTCTTCACGAACTTCGTCCTGCTCGCGAGCTTCCTGGGGATCGGGGTCGGGTTCCTGCGCGCGGGGGCCGATCGGGACCTGTTCCGGTTCGCTCCGCTGGCTCTCGCCGTCCTCGTGCTCTTCATCGCCCTGTTCCCCGTGCAGGGCGGCCGTATAGACGGGGTGCTGCAGGTCGTGGGCGGGTTCGGGTGGCCGGCGCTGCCCAAGTGGGTGTCGTTGCCGGTCATGTTCGTCCTCGCGTTCGTCGTGATGGCCACGATCGCCGAGGGCGTGGCTCGGACCTTCGCGCGGTTCTCACCGCTGGAGGCCTACCGACTCGACATCCTCGGCAGCATCCTCGGCATCGTCGCGTTCTCCGTGCTCGCCTTCGCGGGTCTGCCCCCCGTGATCTGGGGACTGGCGGTCGTTGCCGTCCTGATCGCGGCGAACCTGCGGACCGCGTTCGCGGTCGGTTCGCTCGCAGTGTTCCTCGTGGTCCTCGCCACGCTCTCGCTCGCGGCACGGACCTCGTGGTCGCCCTACCAACGCATCTCCCTGTCGGAGACGGCCGAGGACGGCAGCATCGACATCAGCGTCAACGGTCGTCCGCATCAGCGGATCATGCCCCTGTCCTACCTGCGGGCCGAGCAGCAGTTCCGCTTCGAACCGTACGAACGCTCTCCCGACAATCCTCTGCGGAACGTCCTGATCGTCGGCGCGGGCAGCGGGAACGACGTCGCGATCGCGTTGTCGCAGGGCGCGCAGCACGTCGATGCGGTCGAGATCGATCCGACGCTCGCCGATCTCGGGCGGGAGCTGCATCCGGATCTCCCGTACGGCGATCCGAGGGTCTCGGTGCACGTGCAGGACGCGCGGGCGTTCCTGCACGACACCGACACCCGGTACGACCTCGTGCTGTTCGCGATCCCGGACTCGCTGACGGCGCTGGCCGGCCAGTCCTCGCTCCGCCTGGAGAACTACCTGTTCACGCGCGAGGCGATCGAGGAGGTGCGCGACCACCTGACCGGCGAGGGTGTCGTGTCGATGTACCACTACTTCCTTCCGAGCGTCGTGGACCGCTACGCCGACACCCTGGACGGCGTGCTGGGCTCGCCGCCCTGTGTCGACGTCTCGCCCGGGGCGGGGCCGCGCCCGCGGGTCGCCCTGACGGCCGGGGTGGGAGCTTCGAACGTGGTCTGCGAGGAGGTCTGGAAGCGCCCCGCGACGAGCCCGGTGCCCGATACCGACGACTTCCCGTTCCCCTACCTCGCCGAGCGTGGGATCCCCGGGTTCTACCAGCTGGCGCTCGTGGCGATCCTGCTCGCCTCGGCGCTCGCGATCCGGCTGTCGGGGGCGCGCTTCGGGCAGATGCGGCCGTACCTGGACCTGTTCTGCATGGGGGCGGCGTTCCTGTTGCTCGAGACGATGAACGTCGTCCGGTTTGCCTTGCTGTTCGGCACGACGTGGTTCGTGAACGCGCTCGTGTTCGCCGGCATCCTCGTCTCGGTCTACCTTGCGGTGGAGATCACCCGCCGGTGGCCCGTCCGGCGGCCTCGGCTGCTGTACGTGCCGCTGTTCGCGTCGATCGCGATCGCGTGGGCGATCCCGCCGGGTGCGCTGCTGGGCCTCGATCTCGTGCCGCGGTTCGCCGCCGCCGTGGCGCTCGGGTTCGCGCCCGTGATGTTCGGGAACCTGATCTTCGCGGATCGGTTCCGCGACGTGGGGTCGTCCACGATCGCGTTCGGAACGAACCTGTTGGGAGCGATCGCGGGTGGGGTCCTCGAGTACGGCGCGCTGATGGTCGGCTACCGCGCTCTGTTCGTGCCGGTCGCGGTCCTCTACGCCCTCGCCCTGGTCCTGGGCCGCTCACATCTCGGGCGCTCGAGTGACGCGGGCTCGGGCCGGATCGTTCGCGAGCCTGTCGGATACACGTCGGGGGGCGTCCCGGCCACCGAGGCCTGA
- the fumC gene encoding class II fumarate hydratase, whose amino-acid sequence MSEYRTESDTMGEIDVHRSKYWGAQTQRSLHHFSIGDDRMPDEIVRAMGVLKKAAALANQDAGRLDPAVAGHIVAAADEVIAGDLDEHFPLYVWQTGSGTQTNMNANEVIANRAAELAGGEPGRKDQVHPNDHVNMSQSSNDTFPTAMHVASATAIVEHLVPSVRALRDALDAKAAAFSDIVKIGRTHLQDAVPITLGQEFSGYVAQLDDDLERLEQTLPGLYELAIGGTAVGTGLNAPEGFGEAAAAKIADLTGLPFTTAPNKFAALASHDAVVFASGALATLAGSLMKIANDIRWLGSGPRSGLGELALPENEPGSSIMPGKVNPTQAEAMTMVCCQVLGNDTTIKFAGSQGNFELNVFKPVMVRNFLHSANILADACRTFREFCIEGLEPNRERIDQLLNDSLMLVTALNPRIGYDKAAQIAKKAHEEGTTLREAALTLGYLSDAEYDEWVRPEDMV is encoded by the coding sequence ATGAGCGAGTACCGCACCGAATCCGACACGATGGGCGAGATCGACGTCCACCGCTCGAAGTATTGGGGGGCGCAGACGCAGCGCTCTCTTCACCACTTCTCGATCGGCGACGACCGCATGCCGGACGAGATCGTCCGCGCGATGGGGGTCCTGAAGAAGGCTGCCGCGTTGGCGAACCAGGACGCCGGCCGCCTCGACCCCGCGGTCGCGGGGCACATCGTGGCCGCCGCCGACGAGGTGATCGCAGGCGATCTCGACGAGCACTTTCCCCTGTACGTGTGGCAGACCGGCTCGGGCACCCAGACCAACATGAACGCGAACGAGGTGATCGCGAACCGCGCCGCCGAGCTCGCCGGCGGAGAGCCGGGTCGCAAGGATCAGGTCCACCCGAACGACCACGTGAACATGTCGCAGTCCTCGAACGACACGTTCCCGACCGCGATGCACGTCGCGTCCGCGACGGCGATCGTCGAGCACCTCGTTCCCAGCGTGCGTGCCCTCCGCGATGCCCTCGACGCGAAGGCCGCCGCGTTCTCCGACATCGTGAAGATCGGACGCACGCACCTGCAGGACGCCGTGCCGATCACGCTCGGACAAGAGTTCTCCGGCTACGTCGCGCAGCTCGATGACGATCTCGAGCGACTCGAACAGACGCTGCCGGGGCTGTACGAACTGGCGATCGGTGGCACCGCCGTCGGCACCGGCCTGAACGCGCCCGAGGGCTTCGGTGAGGCGGCCGCGGCCAAGATCGCCGACCTGACCGGGCTGCCGTTCACGACCGCGCCGAACAAGTTCGCGGCGCTCGCCTCCCACGATGCGGTCGTATTCGCGTCCGGAGCGCTCGCGACGCTCGCCGGCAGCCTGATGAAGATCGCGAACGACATCCGCTGGCTCGGTTCCGGCCCCCGCAGCGGTCTCGGGGAGCTTGCCCTGCCGGAGAACGAGCCGGGCTCGTCGATCATGCCGGGAAAGGTGAACCCGACGCAGGCCGAGGCGATGACGATGGTCTGCTGCCAGGTCCTCGGCAACGACACGACGATCAAGTTCGCGGGCTCGCAGGGCAACTTCGAGCTGAACGTGTTCAAACCGGTGATGGTGCGCAACTTCCTGCACTCGGCGAACATCCTCGCCGACGCGTGCCGCACGTTCCGCGAGTTCTGCATCGAGGGACTCGAGCCGAACCGCGAGCGGATCGATCAGCTGCTGAACGACTCGCTGATGCTCGTCACCGCCCTGAACCCGCGGATCGGCTACGACAAGGCGGCACAGATCGCCAAGAAGGCCCACGAGGAGGGAACGACCCTGCGCGAGGCCGCCCTCACCCTCGGCTACCTCAGCGACGCCGAGTACGACGAATGGGTCCGCCCCGAGGACATGGTCTGA